The Streptomyces sp. HSG2 genome has a segment encoding these proteins:
- a CDS encoding FAD-binding oxidoreductase produces the protein MSPDTSVTVTGRGRTAASATRLIRPRTYEEVATAVRDRGARGGIARGLGRARGDAAGNAGGAVLDMTGLDRIHAIDVEGGTVLCDAGISLRRLTEVLLPLGWFPPVDPGAGHVTVGGALGVDAHGGDHHVSGSFSRHVPAFELLTADGRVRSVRPGTPLFDATAGGMGLTGVILTATLRLRPVETAWMTVDTERAADLDDLLARLTAPERTRDYSVARIDPLARGAATGRAVITRGDHAPQDALPGRERRRPLRSVARGARLAASVPGVPEGPLGRAGVALSPALRYHCARRAGRHRLRRLPVFFTPPDRKVPGGGGRGGLVRYRCVVGHGREDALRRIVRRVSEYRCPSFLATLRRFGEADSGWLSFPAPGWTLSLDAPASLPGLAGLLDALDDEVAEAGGRVDLAEDSRLRPESLARMYPRLDDFRALRAELDPRGVFVSDLSRRLAL, from the coding sequence ATGTCTCCCGACACCTCCGTCACCGTCACCGGGCGGGGCCGCACAGCGGCGAGCGCCACCCGACTGATCCGTCCCCGGACGTACGAGGAGGTCGCGACGGCGGTACGGGACCGCGGAGCCCGCGGCGGCATCGCCCGAGGCCTGGGCCGCGCCCGCGGGGACGCGGCGGGGAACGCCGGCGGGGCGGTCCTGGACATGACCGGGCTGGACCGCATCCACGCGATCGACGTGGAGGGCGGCACGGTGCTCTGCGACGCGGGGATCTCCCTGCGCCGGCTGACGGAGGTGCTGCTGCCGTTGGGCTGGTTCCCCCCGGTCGACCCGGGCGCCGGCCACGTGACCGTCGGCGGGGCCCTCGGCGTCGACGCGCACGGCGGGGACCACCACGTCTCCGGCTCCTTCTCCCGGCACGTGCCCGCGTTCGAACTACTCACCGCCGACGGCCGGGTCCGCTCGGTGCGCCCCGGCACCCCGCTGTTCGACGCCACCGCCGGCGGGATGGGGCTGACCGGGGTGATCCTGACCGCGACGCTCCGCCTCCGACCGGTGGAGACGGCCTGGATGACGGTGGACACCGAGCGCGCCGCCGACCTGGACGACCTGTTGGCCCGGCTCACCGCCCCCGAGCGGACCCGCGACTACTCCGTCGCCCGGATCGACCCGCTGGCCCGCGGCGCGGCGACCGGACGGGCGGTGATCACCCGTGGCGACCACGCCCCGCAGGACGCGCTGCCCGGGAGGGAGCGGCGCCGTCCCCTCCGGTCCGTGGCCCGGGGGGCGCGACTCGCGGCCTCCGTGCCCGGCGTCCCGGAGGGTCCGCTCGGCCGCGCCGGCGTCGCGCTGTCCCCCGCGCTCCGGTACCACTGCGCCCGCCGGGCGGGCCGACACCGGCTCCGGCGGCTCCCCGTCTTCTTCACCCCCCCGGACCGGAAGGTCCCGGGGGGCGGCGGGCGCGGGGGGCTCGTGCGGTACCGGTGCGTCGTCGGCCACGGCCGGGAGGACGCCCTCCGGCGGATCGTGCGCCGGGTCTCCGAGTACCGGTGTCCTTCCTTCCTCGCCACCCTGAGGCGATTCGGGGAGGCCGATTCCGGGTGGCTGTCCTTCCCGGCACCCGGGTGGACGCTGTCGCTGGACGCGCCGGCGAGCCTGCCCGGCCTCGCCGGGCTCCTCGACGCGCTGGACGACGAGGTCGCCGAGGCGGGCGGCCGGGTCGACCTCGCCGAGGACTCCCGACTGCGGCCCGAGTCGCTCGCCCGCATGTACCCGCGACTGGACGACTTCCGCGCCCTGCGCGCGGAACTGGACCCACGCGGGGTGTTCGTCTCCGACCTGTCCCGCCGACTCGCCCTGTAG
- a CDS encoding D-alanyl-D-alanine carboxypeptidase — MPAADKPARRTPPAIAAALTAVASLLLTAPGAHAAPTPTTSPSLAPPPTMSTVGGDRLGRPGTQVEPAPGTPAPPEDVTARSWIVADAESGDVLAAHNAHWPLAPASTLKMLFADTLLPKFPATLEHRVTSSDLEGLGPGSSLVGVKEDETYTVRDLWLGVFLRSGNDAVRVLSSMNEGGAAGTVEDMNAHAEELRALDTHVVSPDGYDAPEQVSSAYDLTLFARSGLQKKDFREYCSTVRARFPGATERDDSGEETRGSFEIQNTNRLLSGDSDVDVYQGIAGVKNGNTSEAGATFTAVAERADRVLLVTVMHPESGENNGVYKEAARLLDWGFEAAGSVEPVGELVAPRGAEAPEAEAPAAPGDLGGAEGTDGPGSASGTAPPVVATAGGEGGLGTALAVAGGALVLLAGGAFLVNRRWPRPASARRRMPR, encoded by the coding sequence GTGCCCGCTGCCGACAAACCCGCCCGGCGTACTCCGCCGGCGATCGCCGCCGCCCTGACCGCCGTCGCGTCACTGCTGCTGACGGCTCCCGGCGCCCACGCCGCGCCCACCCCCACGACCTCGCCGTCCCTCGCGCCGCCCCCCACGATGTCGACGGTGGGCGGGGACCGTCTGGGACGACCGGGCACCCAGGTGGAGCCGGCGCCGGGGACGCCCGCCCCTCCCGAGGACGTGACGGCCCGTTCCTGGATCGTCGCCGACGCCGAGTCGGGCGACGTCCTCGCCGCCCACAACGCGCACTGGCCCCTCGCGCCCGCCTCCACGCTCAAGATGCTGTTCGCCGACACGCTCCTGCCGAAGTTCCCCGCGACACTGGAACACCGGGTGACCTCCTCCGACCTGGAGGGCCTGGGACCCGGATCCAGTCTGGTCGGCGTCAAGGAGGACGAGACCTACACGGTGCGCGACCTCTGGCTCGGGGTCTTCCTGCGGTCGGGCAACGACGCGGTCCGGGTCCTGTCGTCGATGAACGAGGGAGGGGCGGCGGGCACCGTCGAGGACATGAACGCGCACGCCGAGGAACTCCGGGCCCTGGACACCCACGTGGTGAGCCCCGACGGCTACGACGCGCCGGAGCAGGTGTCCTCCGCCTACGACCTCACCCTCTTCGCCCGTTCGGGCCTGCAGAAGAAGGACTTCCGGGAGTACTGCTCCACGGTCCGTGCGCGGTTCCCCGGCGCCACGGAACGGGACGACAGCGGCGAGGAGACGCGGGGCTCCTTCGAGATACAGAACACCAACCGCCTGCTCTCCGGCGACTCGGACGTCGACGTCTACCAGGGCATCGCCGGAGTGAAGAACGGCAACACCTCCGAGGCGGGCGCCACCTTCACCGCCGTGGCCGAGCGGGCGGACCGAGTGCTCCTGGTCACGGTGATGCACCCGGAGAGCGGCGAGAACAACGGGGTCTACAAGGAGGCCGCCCGGCTCCTGGACTGGGGCTTCGAGGCGGCCGGAAGCGTCGAGCCGGTCGGCGAACTGGTCGCGCCCCGGGGCGCCGAGGCGCCGGAGGCGGAGGCCCCGGCGGCTCCGGGCGACCTCGGCGGCGCGGAGGGTACGGACGGGCCCGGGAGCGCCTCGGGGACCGCTCCGCCGGTCGTCGCGACGGCGGGCGGCGAGGGCGGCCTGGGCACGGCGCTGGCCGTCGCCGGCGGGGCCCTGGTGCTGCTCGCCGGGGGCGCCTTCCTCGTCAACCGCCGGTGGCCCCGGCCGGCGTCGGCGCGTCGCCGGATGCCCCGCTGA
- a CDS encoding succinate dehydrogenase iron-sulfur subunit yields the protein MATPVMDKAAEDAQPAASPHITVTFRVRRFNPEVSAEASWEDFRIELDPKERVLDGLHKIKWELDGTLTFRRSCAHGICGSDAMRINGKNRLACKTLIKDINPEKPITIEAIKGLTVLKDLVVDMEPFFQAYRDVMPFLVTKDTNEPTRERFQSAEDRERFDDTTKCILCAACTSSCPVFWNDGQYFGPAAIVNAHRFIFDSRDEAGEQRLEILNDRDGVWRCRTTFNCTDACPRGIEVTKAIAEVKRALITRRY from the coding sequence ATGGCTACCCCCGTTATGGACAAGGCGGCGGAAGACGCCCAGCCCGCGGCGTCCCCCCACATCACCGTCACGTTCCGCGTCCGCCGGTTCAATCCGGAGGTGTCGGCCGAGGCGAGCTGGGAGGACTTCCGGATCGAACTCGACCCCAAGGAACGCGTCCTCGACGGCCTCCACAAGATCAAGTGGGAGCTGGACGGCACGCTGACCTTCCGCCGTTCCTGCGCGCACGGCATCTGCGGGTCCGACGCGATGCGGATCAACGGCAAGAACCGGCTGGCCTGCAAGACGCTGATCAAGGACATCAACCCGGAGAAGCCCATCACGATCGAGGCCATAAAGGGCCTGACGGTCCTCAAGGACCTGGTCGTGGACATGGAGCCGTTCTTCCAGGCCTACCGCGACGTGATGCCGTTCCTCGTCACCAAGGACACCAACGAGCCGACGCGCGAGCGGTTCCAGTCCGCGGAGGACCGGGAGCGGTTCGACGACACCACCAAGTGCATCCTGTGCGCCGCGTGCACCTCCTCCTGCCCGGTGTTCTGGAACGACGGCCAGTACTTCGGCCCGGCCGCCATCGTCAACGCGCACCGCTTCATCTTCGACTCCCGGGACGAGGCGGGCGAACAACGGTTGGAGATCCTCAACGACCGGGACGGCGTCTGGCGTTGCCGCACGACCTTCAACTGCACGGACGCCTGCCCGCGCGGCATCGAGGTCACCAAGGCCATCGCCGAGGTCAAGCGTGCCCTGATCACCCGACGCTACTGA
- a CDS encoding decaprenylphospho-beta-D-erythro-pentofuranosid-2-ulose 2-reductase translates to MKDAFGLPQSLLVLGGTSEIALATARRLVARRARTVWLAGRASPGLERAAEELRGLGAAVHTVEFDALDPDSHEEALGKVFAEGDVDMVVMAFGVLGDQAHDERDPVAAVRVARTNYTGAVSSGLVCAGALQAQGHGSLVVLSSVAGERARRSDFIYGSSKAGLDVFAQGLGDALQGTGVHVMVVRPAFVRTRMTAGRAPTPFATTPESVATAVELGLRRRSETVWVPGSLRWVMAALRHLPRAVHRRLPG, encoded by the coding sequence GTGAAGGACGCCTTCGGCCTGCCCCAGTCGCTGCTCGTCCTGGGCGGCACCTCCGAGATCGCCCTGGCGACGGCGCGCCGTCTGGTGGCCAGGCGGGCCCGCACCGTCTGGCTGGCGGGACGCGCGTCGCCGGGTCTGGAGAGGGCGGCGGAGGAGTTGCGCGGACTCGGCGCCGCCGTCCACACCGTCGAGTTCGACGCCCTCGACCCCGACTCGCACGAGGAGGCCCTCGGGAAGGTCTTCGCGGAGGGCGACGTCGACATGGTGGTGATGGCGTTCGGTGTCCTCGGCGACCAGGCCCACGACGAACGGGATCCCGTCGCGGCGGTACGGGTGGCGCGGACCAACTACACGGGAGCGGTGTCCTCGGGCCTGGTGTGCGCCGGGGCGCTTCAGGCCCAAGGGCACGGTTCCCTGGTGGTGCTGTCGTCGGTCGCGGGAGAGCGGGCGCGCCGGTCCGACTTCATCTACGGCTCCAGCAAGGCGGGCCTGGACGTCTTCGCCCAGGGGTTGGGCGACGCGCTCCAGGGCACCGGCGTCCACGTGATGGTGGTGCGGCCCGCGTTCGTACGGACCAGGATGACCGCCGGTCGGGCGCCGACCCCCTTCGCGACGACGCCGGAGTCGGTGGCGACGGCGGTGGAGCTGGGCCTGCGGCGGCGTTCGGAGACGGTGTGGGTGCCGGGGTCGCTGCGGTGGGTGATGGCGGCGCTGCGCCACCTGCCTCGGGCCGTCCACCGGCGTCTGCCGGGCTGA
- a CDS encoding metallophosphoesterase yields the protein MVVVFVLVVLAFVGIVAAGGWYLWRRLFRDTTRGPGWVRRAGVVLIVGGWVLAVGALVAERAGAPFVLQRALAWPGFLWLPLALYLLIGVAVGEAVRPLLRRLLERRDAARTSRRRAAVPTPAPGVVSRANAEPEPIPAEPIPVGTVPAGRPDVEGGDAPASETPDAAPSVPAEEAASADTPATSGREAVPGVFDPGAADPPTPGPSRRLFVSRVVAGAAAAAAVGTVAHGTYGVLRGPGVKRVTVPLAKLPRAAHGYRVAVVSDVHLGPVLGRAFARKVVDTVNATQPDLIAIVGDLVDGSVADLGPAAAPLAGLRARQGAFFVTGNHEYFSGAGQWVSQVRGLGLRPLENDRVELPHFDLAGVNDVAGESEGQGPDFARALGDRDRDRTCVLLAHQPVQVLEAAEHGVDLQLSGHTHGGQLWPFDLAARAANPTLAGLDRHGDTQLYVTRGAGAWGPPTRVGAPSDITVIELASLQA from the coding sequence ATGGTGGTCGTCTTCGTGCTGGTGGTCCTGGCGTTCGTCGGGATCGTGGCCGCCGGTGGTTGGTACCTGTGGCGGCGGTTGTTCCGGGACACGACGCGAGGGCCGGGGTGGGTGCGGCGGGCCGGGGTCGTCCTGATCGTCGGCGGATGGGTCCTGGCCGTCGGCGCGCTCGTCGCCGAACGCGCCGGGGCGCCCTTCGTCCTCCAGCGGGCGCTCGCCTGGCCCGGCTTCCTCTGGCTGCCCCTGGCGCTGTACCTGCTGATCGGCGTGGCGGTGGGCGAAGCGGTCCGTCCCCTGCTGCGCCGTCTGTTGGAGCGGCGTGACGCGGCGCGGACGTCGCGGCGCCGGGCGGCGGTTCCCACTCCCGCTCCGGGCGTCGTGTCCCGCGCCAACGCCGAGCCCGAGCCGATACCCGCCGAGCCGATACCCGTCGGGACGGTCCCGGCGGGACGTCCGGATGTCGAGGGCGGCGACGCCCCGGCTTCGGAGACCCCGGACGCGGCGCCGTCCGTGCCCGCCGAGGAGGCGGCGTCCGCCGACACCCCCGCCACCTCGGGGCGGGAGGCCGTCCCCGGGGTCTTCGACCCCGGCGCGGCGGACCCCCCGACCCCCGGCCCCTCGCGGCGGCTCTTCGTCTCCCGAGTGGTCGCCGGCGCCGCCGCCGCGGCGGCCGTCGGGACGGTCGCCCACGGGACGTACGGTGTGCTTCGCGGCCCCGGGGTCAAGCGGGTCACGGTCCCCCTGGCCAAACTCCCGCGAGCGGCCCACGGCTACCGTGTCGCCGTGGTCAGCGACGTCCACCTGGGTCCGGTGCTCGGGCGGGCCTTCGCCCGGAAGGTCGTCGACACGGTCAACGCCACTCAGCCGGACCTGATCGCGATCGTCGGCGACCTCGTCGACGGCTCCGTGGCCGATCTCGGGCCGGCCGCCGCGCCGCTCGCCGGACTCCGGGCCCGACAGGGCGCGTTCTTCGTCACCGGGAATCACGAGTACTTCTCCGGCGCGGGCCAGTGGGTGTCGCAGGTGCGCGGGCTCGGCCTGCGTCCGTTGGAGAACGACCGTGTGGAGCTGCCCCACTTCGACCTCGCGGGCGTCAACGACGTGGCCGGCGAGAGCGAGGGCCAGGGTCCCGACTTCGCGCGCGCCTTGGGCGACCGGGACCGCGACCGGACCTGTGTCCTTCTGGCGCACCAGCCGGTCCAGGTCCTGGAGGCCGCCGAGCACGGCGTCGACCTCCAGCTCTCCGGGCACACCCACGGCGGCCAGCTCTGGCCCTTCGACCTGGCGGCGCGGGCCGCCAACCCCACGCTCGCCGGCCTGGACCGCCACGGCGACACCCAGCTCTACGTCACCCGGGGTGCCGGCGCCTGGGGGCCCCCGACCCGGGTGGGCGCCCCGTCGGACATCACTGTGATCGAGCTGGCGTCCCTCCAGGCCTGA
- the trpS gene encoding tryptophan--tRNA ligase, producing the protein MATDRPRVLSGIQPTAGSFHLGNYLGAVRQWVALQDTHDAFYMIVDMHAITVPQKPGELSANTRLAAAQLLAAGVDPERCTLFVQSHVAEHAQLAWVMNCLTGFGEAARMTQFKDKSARQGADRASVGLLTYPILQVADILLYQADAVPVGEDQRQHIELTRDLAERFNGRFGETFTVPAAHILRETAKIYDLQEPSTKMSKSASTPKGLINLLDDPKATAKKIKSAVTDTDTVIRYDPENKPGVSNLLAIHATLTGAGVAELEERYAGRGYGALKSDLAEIVVDFATPFRERTRSHLDDPETLDSILAKGAEKARAVAAETLAQAYERVGFLPAKH; encoded by the coding sequence ATGGCCACTGACCGACCCCGCGTGCTCTCCGGAATCCAGCCCACCGCCGGCTCGTTCCACCTCGGCAACTACCTGGGAGCCGTCCGCCAGTGGGTGGCCCTGCAGGACACCCACGACGCGTTCTACATGATCGTCGACATGCACGCGATCACCGTGCCCCAGAAACCGGGGGAGTTGAGCGCCAACACCCGTCTGGCCGCCGCCCAACTCCTGGCGGCCGGGGTCGACCCCGAGCGCTGCACGCTCTTCGTCCAGAGCCACGTGGCCGAACACGCCCAGCTGGCCTGGGTGATGAACTGCCTCACCGGTTTCGGGGAGGCCGCCCGGATGACCCAGTTCAAGGACAAGTCCGCGCGGCAGGGGGCGGACCGCGCCTCGGTCGGTCTTCTCACCTACCCGATCCTCCAGGTCGCGGACATCCTGCTGTACCAGGCCGACGCAGTCCCGGTCGGCGAGGACCAGCGGCAGCACATCGAGCTGACCCGCGACCTCGCCGAGCGCTTCAACGGCCGCTTCGGCGAGACCTTCACCGTGCCGGCGGCCCACATCCTGCGGGAGACGGCGAAGATCTACGACCTGCAGGAGCCGTCGACCAAGATGAGCAAGTCGGCGTCCACGCCGAAGGGTCTGATCAACCTCCTCGACGATCCCAAGGCGACCGCGAAGAAGATCAAGAGCGCCGTCACCGACACCGACACGGTGATCCGTTACGACCCGGAGAACAAGCCGGGCGTCAGCAACCTGCTGGCCATCCACGCCACGCTCACCGGCGCCGGCGTCGCCGAGCTGGAGGAGCGGTACGCCGGACGCGGCTACGGGGCGCTCAAGTCGGACCTCGCCGAGATCGTCGTCGACTTCGCCACGCCGTTCCGCGAGCGGACCCGAAGCCATCTCGACGACCCCGAGACGCTGGACTCGATCCTGGCCAAGGGGGCCGAGAAGGCCCGGGCCGTGGCCGCGGAGACGCTCGCGCAGGCGTACGAGCGGGTGGGATTCCTGCCCGCCAAGCACTGA
- a CDS encoding glycine hydroxymethyltransferase, producing MPNPSASLSRESTAYRAALDVIRSVEPRVADAIGAEVADQRETLKLIASENYASPATLLAMGNWFSDKYAEGTVGRRFYAGCRNVDTVESLAAEHARELFGARHAYAQPHSGIDANLVAFWAVLADRVESPFLRRTGVRQVNDLSEADWSELRRSLGDQRMLGMSLDAGGHLTHGFRPNISGKMFDQRSYGTDPVTGLLDYDALRAQAREFRPLVIVAGYSAYPRLVDFRRVREIADEVGATLMVDMAHFAGLVAGKVLTGDFDPVPHAQIVTTTTHKSLRGPRGGMVLCDDSLRDQVDRGCPMVLGGPLPHVMAAKAVALAEARQPSFRDYARRVVDNSRALAEGLIRRGASLVTGGSDNHLNLVDVAASYGLTGRQAEAALLDSGIVTNRNAIPADPNGAWYTSGIRLGTPALTTRGLGTAEMDEVAGLIDRVLTGTEPGTTKSGAPSKAAHRLDVKISDEISSRAADLVAGFPLYPEIDLG from the coding sequence ATGCCCAACCCGTCCGCGTCCCTCTCCCGGGAGTCGACCGCCTACCGCGCCGCCCTCGACGTGATCCGATCCGTCGAGCCGCGGGTCGCCGACGCCATCGGCGCCGAGGTGGCCGACCAGCGGGAGACCCTCAAGCTGATCGCCTCGGAGAACTACGCCTCCCCCGCCACCCTCCTCGCCATGGGGAACTGGTTCAGCGACAAGTACGCCGAGGGGACCGTCGGCCGCCGCTTCTACGCCGGCTGCCGCAACGTCGACACCGTCGAGTCCCTCGCGGCGGAGCACGCCCGGGAGCTGTTCGGCGCCCGGCACGCCTATGCGCAGCCGCACTCGGGCATCGACGCCAATCTCGTCGCCTTCTGGGCCGTCCTCGCCGACCGGGTGGAGAGCCCGTTCCTGCGGCGGACGGGGGTCCGCCAGGTCAACGACCTGTCCGAGGCGGACTGGTCCGAGCTGCGCCGGTCCCTCGGCGACCAGCGGATGCTCGGCATGTCCCTGGACGCCGGCGGCCACCTGACGCACGGCTTCCGCCCGAACATCTCGGGCAAGATGTTCGACCAGCGCTCGTACGGCACCGACCCCGTGACCGGACTCCTCGACTACGACGCCCTGCGGGCCCAGGCCCGCGAGTTCCGCCCCCTGGTCATCGTCGCGGGCTACTCCGCCTATCCGCGTCTGGTGGACTTCCGCCGGGTGCGGGAGATCGCCGACGAGGTCGGCGCGACCCTGATGGTCGACATGGCGCACTTCGCCGGGCTCGTCGCGGGCAAGGTCCTGACCGGCGACTTCGACCCGGTGCCGCACGCGCAGATCGTGACGACGACCACGCACAAGTCGCTCCGGGGTCCGCGCGGCGGCATGGTCCTCTGCGACGACTCCCTGCGGGACCAGGTCGACCGGGGCTGCCCGATGGTCCTCGGCGGTCCGCTCCCGCACGTCATGGCGGCCAAGGCGGTCGCCCTGGCCGAGGCCCGGCAGCCGTCCTTCCGGGACTACGCCCGGCGGGTCGTCGACAACTCCCGCGCCCTCGCCGAGGGCCTGATCCGTCGCGGGGCCAGCCTGGTCACCGGCGGCAGCGACAACCACCTGAACCTGGTCGACGTCGCCGCGTCCTACGGGCTCACCGGCCGGCAGGCGGAGGCGGCGCTCCTGGACTCGGGCATCGTGACCAACCGCAATGCCATCCCCGCGGACCCGAACGGCGCCTGGTACACCTCGGGCATCCGGCTCGGCACCCCGGCGCTCACCACCCGGGGCCTGGGCACGGCGGAGATGGACGAGGTCGCCGGCCTGATCGATCGCGTGCTGACCGGTACCGAGCCCGGCACCACCAAGTCCGGCGCCCCCTCCAAGGCCGCGCACCGGCTGGACGTCAAGATCTCCGACGAGATCTCCTCCCGCGCGGCCGACCTGGTAGCGGGCTTCCCGCTCTACCCGGAGATCGACCTGGGCTGA
- a CDS encoding YihY/virulence factor BrkB family protein: protein MDWLRKLPVVGPWVGRLATTHAWRAYARLDRVKWSRLAAAMTFTSFVALFPLLTLAASITAATLSEERQREIQDQLVEQVPGISDQLNVQDLVQNAGTVGLISGILLLVTGMGWIEATRGCLRAVWELPDPEGNPLVNRAKDAGVLVGLGGAVLITIGISTVASALVGWIVRHLGLDGTFGGALLHVGAFAVAVAADFLVLLYVLGVLPGAEPTRRRLLVAGLIGAVGFELLKLLLSGYMQGVAGRSMYGAFGVPIALLLWINFTSKLVLYCAAWTATDGDDPPLSGASGDAPTPAGATGG, encoded by the coding sequence ATGGACTGGCTGAGGAAACTGCCCGTCGTGGGGCCCTGGGTGGGTCGTCTGGCGACGACGCACGCATGGCGCGCCTACGCGCGCCTGGACCGGGTGAAGTGGTCCCGGTTGGCCGCCGCCATGACCTTCACCAGCTTCGTGGCGCTCTTCCCGCTGTTGACCCTGGCCGCCTCGATCACCGCGGCCACGCTCAGCGAGGAGCGGCAGCGTGAGATCCAGGACCAACTCGTCGAGCAGGTGCCCGGCATCTCCGACCAGTTGAACGTCCAGGACCTGGTGCAGAACGCCGGCACGGTCGGCCTGATCTCCGGAATCCTGCTGCTGGTCACGGGCATGGGGTGGATCGAGGCCACCCGGGGCTGCCTGCGCGCGGTCTGGGAGCTGCCCGACCCCGAGGGGAACCCCTTGGTGAACCGGGCCAAGGACGCCGGCGTCCTGGTCGGCCTCGGCGGCGCCGTCCTGATCACCATCGGCATCTCCACCGTGGCCTCTGCGCTGGTCGGCTGGATCGTCCGCCATCTCGGGCTGGACGGCACGTTCGGGGGCGCCCTGCTGCACGTCGGCGCGTTCGCCGTGGCCGTGGCCGCGGACTTCCTGGTGTTGCTCTACGTGCTCGGCGTGCTGCCCGGGGCCGAGCCGACCCGTCGCCGCCTGCTGGTCGCGGGGCTGATCGGGGCGGTCGGCTTCGAACTGCTCAAGCTGCTGCTCAGCGGCTACATGCAGGGGGTGGCGGGGCGAAGCATGTACGGGGCCTTCGGAGTGCCCATCGCGCTGCTGTTGTGGATCAATTTCACCAGCAAGCTGGTCCTGTACTGCGCCGCGTGGACCGCCACCGACGGCGACGACCCGCCGCTCAGCGGGGCATCCGGCGACGCGCCGACGCCGGCCGGGGCCACCGGCGGTTGA
- a CDS encoding 2'-5' RNA ligase family protein gives MGTVTIGVSIAVPEPHGGRLQRLRAGFGDTAALGIPTHVTLLPPTEIDVRALPLVHAHLAEVAGAGRPFPMRLSGTGTFRPLSPVVFVRVVEGAEACARTQQLVRDASGPLAQELRFPYHPHVTVAHGIDEAAMDRAFAELAGYEAHWTCGGFALYEQGPDGVWRRLRDFPFGTGVVPPQAGAVRRGPLPAH, from the coding sequence GTGGGGACCGTAACCATCGGTGTCTCGATCGCGGTCCCGGAACCACACGGCGGCCGACTCCAACGGCTCCGCGCTGGTTTCGGGGACACCGCGGCACTCGGCATCCCCACGCACGTCACCCTGCTGCCGCCGACCGAGATCGACGTCCGCGCCCTGCCCCTGGTCCACGCCCACCTGGCCGAGGTGGCCGGTGCCGGGCGCCCCTTCCCGATGCGGCTCTCCGGCACCGGGACCTTCCGGCCGCTCTCGCCGGTGGTGTTCGTCCGCGTGGTGGAGGGCGCCGAGGCGTGCGCCCGCACCCAGCAGCTCGTCCGGGACGCCTCCGGGCCGCTCGCCCAAGAGCTGCGCTTCCCCTACCACCCGCACGTGACGGTGGCGCACGGCATCGACGAGGCGGCGATGGACCGGGCCTTCGCCGAGCTGGCCGGGTACGAGGCCCACTGGACGTGCGGCGGCTTCGCCCTCTACGAGCAGGGTCCCGACGGGGTCTGGCGGCGGCTTCGGGACTTCCCGTTCGGCACCGGAGTGGTCCCGCCGCAGGCCGGCGCGGTGCGTCGAGGCCCGCTGCCGGCCCACTGA